The genomic interval AGTGTTATCGAATTTAGTGTTCTTGTTGTGTTTTTCAATATTGAGCCAGCGTCTATGCTGCCTGTATTTTTTGTTGAGCAAGTTGCTGCATCATCTGTTTGCTCAAGTCTTGAGTCATTCCGATCAAAGCTTTTTTTATATTTTTCAATGCTTCTTTAGCTACACTTTTTTGGTGCAGTTGTACAAATACCTGCCGCAAAACTTCTTGTGCAGTATTTTCTTGTTTTGTCATAGCGTAAGCCATTCCGAATAGTTGAATCCGGTAGCGTTCCATGAGCCAAAAGAGTGCTTCCTGCTTGCCTTCACAGCACTTTTGCCAGCACTGCTGGTCTGACAGTTCTCTGTTTGTATGCTTGTGTACCGACATGGGTAATGTTGTTTGTGTATTAGATTGCCTGGGTTTATATAGGTAGGACAGGCTAAATACTAAAAAGGAGTAGAGTTTTTGCGAAGCGGGGTTTTAATTGAGCGTAAGTTATCCTGGGCTGGGTGGTGCATGACTTCCTGATGAATACTGAGTTGTTGTATAGGGGCAATGAGCAAACAGAACAGCAGCACAAATATTTTTGAATTGAAAATGAAGCAAGTAATTAAAAACTTTCTCCATTATTGTTGAGCAGCGAAGTATAAGTACCAAGGCAGCATTAAACATACCTAATGAGTAGGTGTAACTACTATAATATGAGCAAGTGGTCCTTACTTGTAGCACCAATATACATCGGTATCTAAGAACTTATAGCTCATTACTTGCTGCTACTTATGACTCCATAAAGCCACAATTGTTTGTTGAAATAAGATGCTTGCATTGTTTTTTTATTTTTATTTTGTGTTTTTGCAACTAATTATGTGGTGGGTTCATCCTTTAATTCTATAAAAACTCCTCATAAACTTGATATACTACCCATGAAAAAGAAAGTTATACTGCCCGTGATTATACTCGGAGTGCTTGCTGCAGGATATATGTTTTTTACAAAAAAAAGCAGTAAATCTGAAGATATTTTTGTCAAGGTAAAAAAAAGTGACTTTACCGTTTCGGTGACTTCTTCGGGTGAGTTGTACGCCAAAAACTCCACCAAAATAAATGGGCCTACTGGCTTACGACAAGCGCGGTTATGGCAAGTAAAAATCAGTCGTATTATACCCGAAGGTACCAAAGTAAAAGAAGGTGAATTTATTGCTTCTCTCGATCGGTCAGAGCTTGCCGACAAGCTCAAAAACGAGCAAACCGAGCTCGATAAAGCCAGTTCGCAGTTTACCCAGGCAAAACTGGACACCACCCTTGAGTTGCGCGAAGCCCGTGACAAACTCATTAACCTGCGTTATGCCCAACGCGAAAAAGGACTAGTGCTCGAACAGTCTAAATATGAGCCCCCCGCCACCATCAAACAAGCTCAAATAGACCTCGAAAAAGCCAAACGAGCTTTGATACAGTCAACTCAAAACTACTTGATAAAAAAAGACAAGGCTATAGCCAAAATGCAGGAAGCAGGCGCCAACCTGTCAAAGGTAGAGTCCAAAGTAGAGTTTTTGCAAAAGCTCATGAAAGAATTTAACATTACCGCCCCCAAGTCTGGTATGATGATATATGCCCGCACCTGGGATGGCAAGAAAAAACGTGAAGGATCCACCATTAGTGCCTGGAACTCCACCGTAGCAACCTTGCCCGATTTGTCGGTGATGGTGTCGCGCACCTACATCAACGAGGTAGACATTAAGAAGATTAAAAATGGGCAAAAAGTAAAAATTGGACTGGATGCTTTCCCTAAGAAACAACTCACCGGTAAGGTGATCAATATAGCCAACGTAGGTGAGCAAAAGCCCAACTCAGACGCCAAGGTATTTGAGGTAAATATTGAGATTCACGAGCAGGATTCTTTATTGCTGCCTTCTATGACCACCAGCAATAATATCATTGCCAAAACAGTAAAAAATGTGTTGTCGGTTCCTCTGGAAGCCATTCATAACCAAGGTGATAGTCTTACGTATGTATTTCGCAAAGACGGAGGCTCGCTTAAGCGCACCGAAGTAATGGTGGGCGAAACCAACGAAAACGAAGCCGTGGTGTTGGCTGGGCTTACCAAAGAGGACATGGTGACTCTGTCGCGCCCCAAAGATGGCGAGAAAATGGACTTACATTTACTGGATAAAGCACTCAAGGCCAAAGTGATAAAGGAGCAGGCCGCCAAGCTAAAAGAAGAGCAGCGTAAAGCACAGGAAGCCCGCAAAAAAGCAGAAGAGTTGCGCAAAAAGAAAATGGAGGAGATGACGAAAAAAATGCAGGACGGCAAAAAGAAAGAGGGCAAAGAGAAAGACGACCAAAAGAAAAAGAATAAAAAGAGCGCAAAGAAAAAAGTGGCTCAGGTTATCACTGCTTTCAACTCGTTGAAGGCATAAATTCAGGCAAGCCATGTATCGTAGATATTTAGTAAATTTTGTGGTAGCCTGGGATGCCATTCTGGCAAATAAGCTCAGGGCTACCCTCACCGCACTCGGAATTATTTTTGGGGTGTCGGCAGTGATTGCTATGCTGGCTATAGGCAATGGAGCACAGCAAGAAATATTAGAACAAATAAAGCTGGTGGGAGTCAATAATATTGTGATAAAACCAGTGCTCGAACAAGAAGAAAAAGAAGTAGGGCAAAACCTGAATAACGGAGGAAAGAAAAAAGAAAAGTTTTCGCCAGGTTTGACCATGCGCGATGTAGAAAGCATCAGACAGTTACCCATGGTAAGCAAAGTGAGCCCCGAAATACTGCTGGAAACCTACATTATTAAAAATGGTATTCAGCGTTCGGCCAAACTGGTGGGCGTAGAACCAGCGTATTTCAAACTTACCAGTTTTAAGCTGGAAGAAGGGCAGATGTTTACCCAACAAAACCTGGAGTACGGCGATCAAGTGTGTATTATTGGACGAGGCATTAAAACCAAGTTTTTTAGTAAAGAAAATCCCATTGGCAAACGCCTGAAATGTGGCAGACACTGGCTAAAAGTAATAGGAGTGCTTGAGCCAAGACTGGTGTCAAGCGGAAGCCTGTCTAAGTTGGGCATTCGCGATTACAATATGGACATTTATACACCTACCAAAACCATGTTGGTAAGGTATACCAACCGCTCGGTGCTTACCAAAGCAATGCTTACCAAGGCAAACAACCGCCGAAACAATAACAACAACAATAATAATCAAAGCAACGAGAAGGCAGCGCCCAAAAATTACCATCAAATAGATCGTTTGGTAGTACAGGTAGACGAAACCGGTTATTTGAGCAAGACTGCCGACATTGTAGCCCGCATGCTGGAACGGCGCCACTACAAAGTAGTAGACTATGAGGTGAGCATACCCGAACTCTTGCTCAAGCAACAGCAACGCACCAAAGACATTTTTAACATTGTATTAGGGGTGATTGCAGGCATATCGTTGTTGGTGGGGGGCATTGGTATCATGAATATTATGCTTGCCTCAGTATTAGAACGGATCAAAGAAATAGGTTTACGACTGTCGATAGGTGCCAAAAAAAGCGACATCATTACTCAGTTTATGTTCGAGTCGGTGCTCATCAGTGTATCAGGGGGAATTATTGGGGTAATCCTGGGCGTCAGTATGTCTTATTTTATTGCCGAACTTGCCAATATACCTACAATTGTGTCATTCTCATCTATTATTATTTCCTTTGTGGTATCGGCTTCGGTAGGGTTGATATTTGGCATTACTCCTGCACGCAGGGCAGCCGAGCAAGACCCTATCACATCGCTCAGATACGAATAAAATTGTTTGAAACATTAAACGCAGGTCTGAGGTAGTGCATAACCAAGCACTGCCCCAAACCTCTATATACCATTATATCAATATGAAAAAATACCTGGTACCATACACACTGTGTTGCTTGCTGTTGAGCAGTGTGGTTTACGGTCAAACCGAAAAAAAACAAAAATATAGCCTGCAGGAAATCATTACTATTTCAAAAAAACAATCGCCTATTTCGTTGCAGGCAATCAACCGAAAAGAAAACTTTTATTGGCGTTATCGTACTTTTTTATCCGACTACAAGCCCCAGCTTTCTTTGAGTGGCAATCTGCCCAACTACAACAAGTCCATCGAACGAATTACCCTAGATGATGGTAGTGATGTGTTTATAGATCGAGGGTTGGTAAATACCGATGTTAACTTGTCGTTGCGGCAAAAAATAGGGTTTACTGGAGGTGAGGTGTTTTTGAGTTCCGAACTTGCCCGTATCGACCTTTTGGGCAATAATAATGGTACCTCGTTTTTGTCTACACCAGTAAGCATTGGTTTTTCTCAACCTTTGTTTGGGTACAACGAACTGAAATGGAACAAAAAAATAGAACCACTCAGGTATAGTGAATCGCAAAAAGCCTACTCAGAAGAAATGGAGGGCATAGCAGTGCAAACTACCGACCTGTTTTTTGATTTGTTGGTAGCACAAATTACCCTGAAAATATCAGAGTTGAATCAGGCCAATAATGACACAATTTATAAAATTGGACAGGGGCGCTACAATGTGGGCAAGATAGCCGAAAACGAGTTGTTACAATTACAATTGGCGTCTATGGAGTCTGACCAAAGGGTAACCCAGGCAAAAATGGACATAGAAACCAGTGAGTTGAGGCTGAAAATATTTTTGGGAAACAACGAGGGGCTCAAAAACATAGAACTCATTGAGCCTTTGAACGTGCCAGAGATTGAAATTGACGAAGAAACCGCTTTGGCAGAAGCCAAAAAAAACCGGGCAAAATTTGTTCAGTTTAAGCGCCAAAAACTGGAAGCCGAACGTGATGTAGCACAGGCAAGGGGCAACAGTGGTTTAAATGTAAACATCACCGGATCTTATGGCTTTACCCGCAACGCGCCAGACTTTACCAATGTATACCAAAACCCTCAAAATCAACAACGTTTGCGCATTGGTTTTCAGATTCCTATCCTTGACTGGGGGCGCCAAAAGGCAATGATTCAGACCTCAGTGGCCAATAATAAATTGGTGCAGTCTACCGTATCACAAGAAGAGCTTAACTTTGAGCAAGAAATTATTCTGAAAGTAAAGCAGTTTAAAATCTTTCGGAGCCGTTTAATTCTTGCCCGTCGTGCCGATGAAATCGCCCAGCGAAGGTATACCGTAGCGCAAAAGCGTTATTTGATTTCTAAAATCAACATTACCGACCTAAACATTGCCTTACAAGATAAAGACCGCGCCAAGCGTGATTACCTGGAGGCATTGCGTGGTTTTTGGAAAAACTACCATGAAATCCGCCAGCTTACCCTTTATGATTTTGAGCGCAAAGAAGTGATTTATTATGGCGATGTTAAAAATTAATTTAAAGCAAGACAGTAGTTTACATCAAAAATAGTAAAACTTTTTACTCTTGCCAGGTTTCAAAAGCCTGGCAAGTATAGTTATAAGGTGAGAGGCTTTTTCCAGTAAGAAAAAAGCCATTGCCAATACCTGTGGTTGTGTTGGCGTTCAACTATAACTACTCCCACTTATAAATCAACCTGTCTGGAAAAATCAGTTTTTTTATTTCCTGGGCTTGTTTGGGAGTGGCAAGCACTGGACGACGATCGTTTGAAATCCAGGTGTACACTGGCACCGATTGTACCACTTGACCATTGTAAATATAGTGGTGTAAGAAATAACCTCTACGCACCCCTACTCGATGGATTTGGTCAAATAAGAAGTTACCCAACCCGTGAAAAAGTGGTTTACCTTTATAAAACTCTATCTGTTGTACTTGGTGTGCCTGAGAACCATACACTACGTCGGCTCCAAAGTTGTGTAAGTCATAACTAATGGCAATTTGTTTGGCGTGGGGAGCATAAGAGTCTACCTCGTTGAACTGCACCGAAGCAAACACAAGGTCTATTTTCTTGTTCTTCTTAAGGTCGGTAATCACCTTACGGGCTTTTTCGCGGTTGTAGCGGTTCGCCCCCGAATACTTTGTTCCATAAGCACATTCACCCACCGGGCAACTCTGGTTAAACCCGATAAAGGCCATTTTTTTCCCATCTTTCAAGTCAATAATTAGCGGAGTATTGGCTTGACTAGCATTGAGCCCCCCACCAAACGTTTTCATGCCTTGTTTTTTGTACCAGTCATAAGTAAGTTTATAAGGCTTGGCACCAAAGTCTTTGTTATGGTTTCCGGTAAGCTCTACAATGTTGGTGTTGAGGTCAACCAGGTTTTTAAAATCACGTTCTTTGCTGCAAAACTTATAATGAGGGTCATACTTGATATACACACAGTTGGGGTCAAAGCTTACCTCATTGCTGATATGAACAAAATCAGAGTTTTGAAAGTGGTGTTTTACCTTTTCAATCAAAAAATCGGGTCCTTTTGCATCGGCAGCCAAGCCTGTATTGCGGGTAATGGCTGTTACCCCGGTAAGGGTAAACTTGGTCACTTTATTTTTGTAGTCAAAAGCTTGTGCTCCTTCGGGTTGGTGTTGAAAAGCGTACTGGGCAGCATTGTCAAAAAAGCTGACTTTATCTATATTTAAGGCCTTGTACTGGGCTATCAAGTGGTGGATGTCGGTAATCAATAAATGGTTTTTGGCAAGTTTGGCAAAAGCTTTTAGGTGGGGTAGGGTGCGAGCGTTTTTGCAACCCAATACCTCATTAGCCAAGGCTTTAGTGGCTTCCAACACGTATACTTTGCCATTGCAATACAGGTTTTTGAGACTATCTAACGAAATGTTTTGCAATTCGCGACTGTAGCCAGTCACTACAAATAGGGGAATGGTGTTTTTTGCGGGGGCAATGTGTGCATGTGTAGCTGAGTTTTGCTTGCCTTGTTTGCTTTCGCCTTGCGACGGTTGGCAGGCGTTGAGCAATATACCCAGTCCTAATAGACGTAAGTATAATTGGTTGATTTTTAGCAAGTTGATTCTTTTAAAAGATAAGTTCATACAATAAATGCTTGGTTTACAGTCGGACTTATGAGTTCTTTGTTTAAAACAAGGGCTCATTACAAAACCG from Microscilla marina ATCC 23134 carries:
- a CDS encoding ABC transporter permease, whose amino-acid sequence is MYRRYLVNFVVAWDAILANKLRATLTALGIIFGVSAVIAMLAIGNGAQQEILEQIKLVGVNNIVIKPVLEQEEKEVGQNLNNGGKKKEKFSPGLTMRDVESIRQLPMVSKVSPEILLETYIIKNGIQRSAKLVGVEPAYFKLTSFKLEEGQMFTQQNLEYGDQVCIIGRGIKTKFFSKENPIGKRLKCGRHWLKVIGVLEPRLVSSGSLSKLGIRDYNMDIYTPTKTMLVRYTNRSVLTKAMLTKANNRRNNNNNNNNQSNEKAAPKNYHQIDRLVVQVDETGYLSKTADIVARMLERRHYKVVDYEVSIPELLLKQQQRTKDIFNIVLGVIAGISLLVGGIGIMNIMLASVLERIKEIGLRLSIGAKKSDIITQFMFESVLISVSGGIIGVILGVSMSYFIAELANIPTIVSFSSIIISFVVSASVGLIFGITPARRAAEQDPITSLRYE
- a CDS encoding CapA family protein; this encodes MNLSFKRINLLKINQLYLRLLGLGILLNACQPSQGESKQGKQNSATHAHIAPAKNTIPLFVVTGYSRELQNISLDSLKNLYCNGKVYVLEATKALANEVLGCKNARTLPHLKAFAKLAKNHLLITDIHHLIAQYKALNIDKVSFFDNAAQYAFQHQPEGAQAFDYKNKVTKFTLTGVTAITRNTGLAADAKGPDFLIEKVKHHFQNSDFVHISNEVSFDPNCVYIKYDPHYKFCSKERDFKNLVDLNTNIVELTGNHNKDFGAKPYKLTYDWYKKQGMKTFGGGLNASQANTPLIIDLKDGKKMAFIGFNQSCPVGECAYGTKYSGANRYNREKARKVITDLKKNKKIDLVFASVQFNEVDSYAPHAKQIAISYDLHNFGADVVYGSQAHQVQQIEFYKGKPLFHGLGNFLFDQIHRVGVRRGYFLHHYIYNGQVVQSVPVYTWISNDRRPVLATPKQAQEIKKLIFPDRLIYKWE
- a CDS encoding RNA polymerase sigma factor, whose product is MSVHKHTNRELSDQQCWQKCCEGKQEALFWLMERYRIQLFGMAYAMTKQENTAQEVLRQVFVQLHQKSVAKEALKNIKKALIGMTQDLSKQMMQQLAQQKIQAA
- a CDS encoding efflux RND transporter periplasmic adaptor subunit — translated: MKKKVILPVIILGVLAAGYMFFTKKSSKSEDIFVKVKKSDFTVSVTSSGELYAKNSTKINGPTGLRQARLWQVKISRIIPEGTKVKEGEFIASLDRSELADKLKNEQTELDKASSQFTQAKLDTTLELREARDKLINLRYAQREKGLVLEQSKYEPPATIKQAQIDLEKAKRALIQSTQNYLIKKDKAIAKMQEAGANLSKVESKVEFLQKLMKEFNITAPKSGMMIYARTWDGKKKREGSTISAWNSTVATLPDLSVMVSRTYINEVDIKKIKNGQKVKIGLDAFPKKQLTGKVINIANVGEQKPNSDAKVFEVNIEIHEQDSLLLPSMTTSNNIIAKTVKNVLSVPLEAIHNQGDSLTYVFRKDGGSLKRTEVMVGETNENEAVVLAGLTKEDMVTLSRPKDGEKMDLHLLDKALKAKVIKEQAAKLKEEQRKAQEARKKAEELRKKKMEEMTKKMQDGKKKEGKEKDDQKKKNKKSAKKKVAQVITAFNSLKA
- a CDS encoding TolC family protein, whose amino-acid sequence is MKKYLVPYTLCCLLLSSVVYGQTEKKQKYSLQEIITISKKQSPISLQAINRKENFYWRYRTFLSDYKPQLSLSGNLPNYNKSIERITLDDGSDVFIDRGLVNTDVNLSLRQKIGFTGGEVFLSSELARIDLLGNNNGTSFLSTPVSIGFSQPLFGYNELKWNKKIEPLRYSESQKAYSEEMEGIAVQTTDLFFDLLVAQITLKISELNQANNDTIYKIGQGRYNVGKIAENELLQLQLASMESDQRVTQAKMDIETSELRLKIFLGNNEGLKNIELIEPLNVPEIEIDEETALAEAKKNRAKFVQFKRQKLEAERDVAQARGNSGLNVNITGSYGFTRNAPDFTNVYQNPQNQQRLRIGFQIPILDWGRQKAMIQTSVANNKLVQSTVSQEELNFEQEIILKVKQFKIFRSRLILARRADEIAQRRYTVAQKRYLISKINITDLNIALQDKDRAKRDYLEALRGFWKNYHEIRQLTLYDFERKEVIYYGDVKN